In Daphnia magna isolate NIES linkage group LG7, ASM2063170v1.1, whole genome shotgun sequence, a single genomic region encodes these proteins:
- the LOC116933556 gene encoding mpv17-like protein 2 yields the protein MFTRYYKLKDLLFGRYLWVTNTVSCGILLTAGDVIQQRIELFTNSSQTNDSIDVDRIGRMGTVGLVQGLPNHLWYTWLDRILPGRTLTTVGKKIVADQLICSPISSASFFVGAGMLEGCSVLEGWEEYKSKFLLVYLTDCIVWPPSQLINFLLVPAVYRVLYVNVFTVAWNVFLSYAKHFDRLKLNEKDDLYPTSHKRKENV from the exons ATGTTTACTCGGTATTACAAGTTGAAAGATTTGCTTTTCGGACGGTACCTGTGGGTTACCAATACTGTTAGTTGTGGAATTCTTCTAACTGCTGGAGATGTCATACAACAAAGGATTGAACTGTTCACCAACTCTAGTCAAACCAATGATTCTATCGATGTTGATCGAATAG GTCGAATGGGAACGGTTGGTCTGGTTCAAGGACTACCGAATCATCTTTGGTATACGTGGCTGGATCGAATTCTCCCGGGAAGAACTCTAACGACGGttggtaaaaaaattgtagCTGATCAATTGATCTGCTCTCCCATCTCGTCCGCATCGTTCTTCGTTGGTGCCGGGATGTTAGAAGGCTGTTCAGTATTGGAGGGCTGGGAGGAGTACAAATCAAAGTTCCTATTGGTGTATTTA ACAGACTGTATCGTCTGGCCACCTAGCCAATTGATAAACTTTTTACTAGTTCCGGCTGTCTATCGGGTTCTCTATGTCAACGTTTTTACCGTAGCGTGGAACGTGTTCCTCTCCTACGCCAAACATTTC gaCCGATTGAAACTTAACGAAAAAGACGATCTTTACCCTACCAGCCACAAGCGGAAGGAAAATGTGTAG
- the LOC116926678 gene encoding 60S ribosomal protein L13a, producing the protein MPGFTNKPIIIDAREHLMGRLATICAKAALNGHKVRVLRAEQMEISGTFFRNKLKFLSFLRKRCNVNPARGPFHHRAPSKIFKRAVRGMLPYKTWRGREALKRVRAFEGVPPRYQRVKKQIAPNALRVICLSPGRKYCRLGRLSHEVGWKYQDIVATLEAKRKIKASIAYGKKKVEQRTKGLAKKAVYPRIERHQKLIQSMGHK; encoded by the exons CCGATTATCATCGATGCCCGAGAGCATCTTATGGGACGATTGGCAACCATTTGTGCCAAAGCAGCCCTCAATGGACACAAGGTCCGTGTTCTTAGAGCTGAGCAAATGGAAATCTCTGGTACCTTTTTCag gAACAAGCTGAAGTTTCTGAGCTTCCTTCGGAAAAGATGTAATGTAAACCCTGCTAGAGGTCCTTTCCACCACCGTGCTCCATCCAAGATTTTCAAGCGAGCAGTACGTGGAATGCTGCCCTACAAGACCTGGAGAGGTCGTGAGGCATTGAAGAGAGTGCGAGCTTTTGAAGGTGTTCCCCCTCGCTACCAGCGTGTCAAGAAGCAGATTGCTCCTAATGCTTTGAGGGTCATTTGCCTGTCTCCTGGTCGCAAG TACTGTCGTCTTGGTCGTCTGTCTCACGAGGTTGGCTGGAAATACCAGGATATTGTTGCTACCCTTGAAGCCAAACGCAAGATCAAGGCATCGATCGCTTATGGCAAGAAGAAGGTTGAACAG AGAACCAAGGGATTGGCCAAGAAAGCAGTGTACCCGCGAATTGAGCGACACCAGAAACTGATTCAATCTATGGGACACAAATGA